ctcacatacaaacacaaacacacacacacacacaacacaacccatGCCTCTCCTTTCTTTAGAACATGCATATCTGGCCTCTGCTGTAAATTCTTAGCGCCTGCCATCTTGCCGGCCACTGGTCGATGGTGTTGGCATttagtgaggagagagagcgagagagtgagagagagagaaagagagagaaaggggagtcataaaaaagagagagaaatggggttaggagagagagagggagtgggagagagagagagagagagagagagagagagagagagagagagagagaaagcaggaccAAGAAGTGGGTCAGTTCCAGACCCCATGTTCTGAGCTAGCTGAGGGTTGATAGTGAggttacaaatacacacacacacaataaattgGAAGCCAGGGTGGTGTCTTAGAAAGCATCTGTCTGAAAGGCCATCTTCACCAGTAGTAAAGGGGCTATTCCTGTGGacacactagtgtgtgtgtgtgtgtgtgtgtgtgtgtgtgtgtgtgtgtgtgtgtgtgtttgtgtaagtgtagGAGTGAGATCATATATGTCTGAAAGTGTAGGTGTGAGTTCatatctgtgtgcgtgcgtgcgcacatgcatgcgcacgcacacgcacttgtgtgtgtgtgaaggtgtaaaGGCGCTATACCTGTGGAGACAttagtatgcgtgtgtgtgtgtgtatgtgtgagttcatgtgtgtttgtgcaggagtTGGTGTAAgttcatatgtttgtgtgtgtgagtgtatgaagGTGTAGGTTTGAGTTCATATGAGTGTAGGTGTTAGTGTaagttcatgtgtgtgcgtgtgtgtttgtgtaggtatatgtgtgttcatgtgtgtgtttgtggtgtgtgtatgtgtgagtttgtgcgtgtgtgtgtgtgtgcgtaggtgtgagaacgtgtgtgtgtgtattagtgtgagtacatatgtgtgtgtgtgtgtgtgtgtgtgtgtgtgtgtgtgtgtgtgttagttcatatgtgtgtgtgtgtgtgggggggtatacaCCCTCTGCCCATCCTGTTCTCTTCATAAGCATCAGACTGCTAATGTGTTTCTCCTCACTCTGCAGCTCCCAGAGGGGTCAGGCTGGTCCTTCACAGACACCTCCCAACATTAAAGCGCTGAAGCCCCACGCGCTGGTGGAGACGGGGGCACCACAcgggtgtgtgaggtgtgtgtgtgtgggtttgtagAGACGGGGTTAAGACCTGTTTTGTATTCGTGGGGTTTTGACATCCTCGCCAGGCAGGTTCTATTACCCCGGCTCCCAGACCGATGTAGATCAGACCGACATCTCCCACCATCATTAGTTCCACTGGATGGCCAAAAACCCTGAAACgatatagaatgtgtgtgtgtggcggctTTGTGATGGCTTTGTGGCAGAGTGCACGGAGGAGGGCACATCAGCATTTCCATCACCTCGGTGACGAGGTACCACTTTCACATTAAGAGCAAAACAAACTGTGcttcagcacacaaacacctgcagtAATATAACCCTGCAGATATAACAGGAATATAtacagtttattattttaaggcTCAATTTTATTACGCTTTTATTATGTTCATGCGCTGGGCCTGTGTCACATAAGCTAATATGTGATAGGGTATAGAGACAGGTGAACATTCCAAAAACAACCACTCAGAAATAGCATTTCACTGAAGGTTTTACTAATAGATACattagtattaatagtagtagcagtatagtagtaatagtactagtagtagtagtgttagcaTAACAGTTCCAGGGAAAATAAAGAGCTTTACCATCTCTCACTTCCAAATTCTCAAATTCTGTTCTTCTTACAGATGGTGTCATGGTCCAGCCTTCACAAACTGTCTCTAGTCTTGGTGTATTGTTTAACCCTTCGCTCGCCTTCACACCTCACATAAAGCTGCTCACTAACACTGCAGAGTTTCATCTTCACAATCTCGCTCATCTCCGTCACAGGCTCAGTGTCAGAGATGCAGAAACACTCGTCTGGATTATTGAAATTCCCCCTTCACTGGTCTCCCTTCAGAAACCGTAAACAGACTGCGGAGTTCTCACTCGTACCAAACGCTGGGAGCATACCGTTCCCATCATACAGCATTAACACTAGCTGCCCATTCATTTACACATACAATTCAAACTACTGCACACTATGTTCAAGGCCTTGCATGGGCTAGTCATTCCCCACAGCAGTTAAGCAGCTCTCAGCATATATCCCtccgcacacacgtacacgcacacacaggtccTTTGGCACGGGCTTATTAGCTGTTCGGATACTTTCAAAAGACCTCCTTTCCTGCCGTGCCGATCCTGTCCTCCGGCCGTTCGGGGTCATCTCGGTCACTGTCGCGCTTTTATGGAAGGTCACGAAACACGATCCGAGCCGAAGTGTTTTAACTGGCGAACCCGAACTTTGGTCTCGTTTGAAATGAGTCAATGCGCAGCCGCGGTGTAAATCCTTTATCTCCAAACTAAAtctcctttattttatttgctcatTTTGATGCACAGCGCCGACACGCTCCTGGAGTGGTAGAATTTTACCCGTTACGACTAAAGTGTTGCGGGGGTTATTGTTTGCTTTATCGGGCTTTACGCCGCATGCACGCAGTCATCTGTGAAACCTAGCTGTAAATTATAATGATCCGTTGTGAAATAATTCAAATTAGCAGAAGGATCGTGTCTCTTCATATGAtctgtttctgaaatatttttaaaacttgttaTTCTGAGCGAAAACTTCCTAAAGCTCTAACCTGCCTTTCCTCGTAGAGCAGACACTAGAGACGGATAAACAGTCATGTATTGATTACACTATCGGCCCTGCAGACATGGTTATGCATGCCGGGACTAACGAGGTGCTGGCAGTTGTATGGCGGTGAATACCGAGGCGTCCTCTGTCTGCACAGTCGCCTCGAGCCAAGCCACGCGCGACACGTCCTCACTAAGGAGCTATGATAGTGTGTAACATTAATGATATGATAGTGTGTAACATttagagagaggagcagggatCAGATATGTACTGCTACATCGTCTCTGCGCCTGTTCGTGTGGTGTGCACTGTTTGTCTGCGCTCGGGACCGACGGCCTGCTTGCCACGCGCATCAACGCGCTTCTGCTTCCACGATAAAACGACAGCAACGTCGCAACTTTGCAACCCAGACCTGTAGCTTTAGAAATGAGTTATACTAAAGAAAGATATGAATaatgatctacacacacaaacaggtatgGTAactttaaacaacacaaaaatcaTCCGATGTTTTTAAAATTACGCTACAAGTCACTGAATAATTGAATAGGATGCGAGGAGATTTCTTTAGCAGACCGCGGAAATAGTGAGGGATTTCTGTCACGTTCTCTTTAGCGCTCAATCCGTGAAACTGGAGTCTGTTCACTGATCGAATTTTGAAATCCGGATATTTAAGTAATTTGATCTCGGTCACAAAATAACAGCCTAGTGGTGTTCAAATCCACACGTCGAATCCAAAGCGGTTCTGCGTCCTGTGATCCCTTGTAGCAGATTTAATGATTGATGATTAAAGGGTGGGTGGGAAGGGAACCCTGGAGAAGCTGGACTGAGGTTTGTGGTCTGATCTGGTAAGTACGAAGCATCGACACATTACGAGTTATTCGACTTGTTTTGTTCTAGTGTCACAGACTCCCCAAAATGTGGTGCCCGCGTTGCTCTGTTTGCTGTCCCTCTGGGAAAAGTCGGATATTTTAAATACTCACTCCCTTCTGGTTCCGCACTGCCTAAAAGCTTACTATTGATTTAGGGACGTACCGTTTCACCCCAGACCTCTTTCACCAGGCCTCTCTAGCGTGGCCTCTCCCTACAGGgccaagagacagagaaatcaaAACCTTCCAGGAAGGCGGGGCGGCATTTCAAGTCAATCACAACATGAAGTGGACAATTACGGGTCCAGAGGTGTGTCGGGGGACAGCGCAGGCCTTCCGAGGCCACGGCAGACATCTTGCGGCTGCTCGCGGAGGTCCCAGACCGGAGAGGAGAACAGATTTTTAGTTCCTCTTCAGGCTGCCAGCCAATCAGTCTCCAGCAGAGACTGggcctcccttctctctcttttcacagATTTTTAGCCCCTTTTCCCCAAATTCTTCACACATCcctggctcacacacatacaagtgcATACACGCTGCCTGTGCttacgcgcgcgcgcacacacacacacacacatacacacacaatataacgttaaacatttaaaaaaaatccatgaacATGCATatctaaatataaaacatattagCATTACATGTAACATACTCAAGATTAAATGCTGTTAGATACTGAGAATATTCTAGCATTGATCCCAACGTTAGTGTACTGTAGAAAGCTATTCagcattaaaataactgattggGCTGGAAATTTAACACTATGAATTTTAAttcttatttctgttattgATAGTTAtcgaatttttaaaaatcaacagtAATAAAGTGTAAAATCCCAGACCCGTTTCTATATTGAATCGCGGTACGCTTATTTAAGTCTCTCTTCGTATTGCCATATTCGTCTAATCACTGCGAATCTCACACTCTAAAAACTACAAGACACTCGGGACCCGGGATCTGTCAGGTGAGAACGCATAATCATCCCcccgcgcgcgcgtgtgagcaTACGCGCGCGCGAGTGCGCGTGTTTCTCTCAGGTTCTCCGCGTGCTGTGCATGCCATCAGTGGAGAACCAGGGacaacatacagacagacagcaaatgTATTTCGTCCCATCGGCTTGCTAGAGTCGCGTTCATTAAGACGGGCTGTTAACCTAttagtctgtgcatgtgtgcttttcttttggTATTGCTGTTTGACTGAGTGGGATGTTTAAAAGAGGATGACTTGCAGAATTAGGTATTAACATCAGCTGTCACCAGGGAGCGCTAGGCACGCACAGGCTGTCAGCAGCAGCGCCTCCGTGCCTGGCACAGGACGCACCCAGACCCGAGCTGCACAGCACTCCACTTACCGACAATACTGCTTACCGTCTATCCTTACTGCGTGCAGCTGAAACGAAGTGACTGACTAAAGGAATATATACTGTCTGGTTACATATACTCCCTGGATATTGTTCTGTTTCTTGGACACATGTTTAACATTTCggaacaaataaatattatttacctTATGCCATCGAAACCTGTAACGTATACCTGGTTATGTGCTTTAAACTATTTCACATGAAACGAAAAttgtatgcatatttatttattgataaaagctttggataaaattggTCAGCATTTTATTCCTAAAGCAGCACTTTTAAGGACGCTTAAAATAAGTCGTGGACCTCTGGATTATGCGTTTATCCTTAGTACTCTATAATTCTCACCACGTGTCCTGTCCAGACCGGTAAAGTGTGTTTGATGCgctttgaaatgtgttttttcttttcttgttttttcccccacaatTGGTCAACACTATTTTAATAAGCCCGTGTTAATTCACCGAGCTGCTCCGTCCCGTACGATCACCGGCTCGCTCAGATGGGAAATAATTGGCGGTTCTCCCTCGGCTTTGACAGGGTGATGGGGGATTCGCCCCCGACTCTCCATTACCCCCCGTCTGATTGTCCAGACAATCCCGTCTTACCTTATGGCCTGATGCCATTCAATTGCTTTTGCATCTGTTGACTCGGGCTACTTTGTTCAGATGTTATGAAAGGGGGTGGTTCATTGTTCGTATCCGCAGGACCAAAGACTGCCTCATTATAAGCACACATGAGCGAGGCCAGCCTGTCGTTTCTGCTCGTGCCCACTGCAGAGATGTGGGCCTACGCGTGCTGGTAAAACTCGTGCAAAGTAGCGTCTTAAATGTTCGTTTATTTGTGTGCGCAGGTATGTGGTTATTATAACCCCGTGTGAGCTAAAGCAATACTTCTCCGAGGTGTCTTTTCTTCATAAGGAAACGCCTCTCATAAATACACACGCTGgacgttttctttttttctcactttttttcgACCACAAGTAAACCCCGCAGGTGACGCGCGAGCTGACTGCCAAAGCCTCAcgcctcttttcttttttttcttcaacgAAGTCACCTCGCGTGCTGGCTGAAAACAATGTCCACGATTTTGGCATGTGTCTCGTGCGTAGAGTATAACAGAAAAGCCCGACAAGGACGAGGAACAGACTGCAATCattcaaacccacacacagcctacaaagttattttatttaactttatttatttatttttgatatctGTAAAGCACTCTACTAATACAAGAACAACGAATATGCATGCGTGCGTTATTTTAACAGAACcgtggaaggtttttttttaaatttattcattcatttttatttttgtcaacgAAAGTTTTGAAATATCACTCTCGAGGGCAATTAGCGCGTGAAGAGGAACTCTGACGCCGAGCACACGTGCTGAGTGATTGCCAGCGCTTTGTGATATTTACACAAAACCGTTTCAGTGTGGGCAACATTAAAATACACGTGCAGAAATACTGAGCTGGAGTAGCCCATTCCGCTTCTCGGACTACGAAACCCAAAGAAGTGATGGAAAGCGTTTTGTAATTGTCAGAGTGTGGTGAGTACTGGCTGTTGGCGTCGCATTGAGCTTTGCTGTATTTGCTTAATTGCGTTTGACCCGTGCGCACGGGGCAATCACAGTACTCGAGTCGTGTTGTCAGATCAGCCTAAACGGAGTcgttaattgttttgtttttctcacaaTTAATGTGGTGGGACGGTGTTAGCCACTTCAGAGTGTTTCTGAGGGGTTAAGGTCAGTGCTCGAATTAGCAGCCTCTCACGGTTTAATTAAATTTTGAAACGGGATTATTTTCAAACACGTGTATGGCCGGTGAATGAAACTATTGATCACCTTTATTCCTGATTAATGGCTGATGTAAAGTAAGTGCCAGCGTCCAATGGGCGCGCAGAGGCACGCGGCAAGGTGAATTCCACGAAAGCTCCTCCCATTCCGCCCGCGGCGCTTTTGGGGTGTGTAACGAGCTCCATATATAAGCGCCCTAGAACTGTTCTTTCAGCAGCAGATTATAGCAGAAGCCGAGAAAAATCCGGAGGTGTCGCTGAAAAGGTCAACCTTGGTTAGCGGCTAGGAGGCACACGCTCAAGTCTACAAGCGAGGCGCGTGTGCTGGTGTTGCGTCCTGGTGTGATCTGCCTGTcagttcatttttttcttttctttttccccccccatCTCTTTTGATTCTCACATACTTATCAATATTAAAGAATGCAGTTAGAGAGCATTCTCCCCAGCGCATCTATCAATCTCCCCAAGACTTTTTACAACCTCTCCTCGTCAGAAAGCACGTCCAACAGCCCGGGGTCAACGCAGATCGACTTTCAGGAGGTCGAGCAGGCGGAATCCGCACAAAATAGCGGCAACAAGAAATATCTAAGCAACGGGGGAAACGCGAtgatgggagagggagagagtgacaaCTTTGCCGGGACTAAAAGCGCTCCAGACGTCAGAAAAACTTCCCCCGTTATCGGCGACGACGACCTCTCCAGCAGCCGCCGTTACAATATCGACGAACTTGGCAGTGATCGATATTTCATCTCTTCGACACAACCGAGCTCCGACGTGACAAATCCATGTTCTCTCTTTCCATACGGAGGACAGACCGGGACGGTGTATAGTGCCTCTAACGGGTCCAGGTACTCGACCTCTCTTCATTACGGTTCGGTTCTGCCGCCGACTGGTTTCTCGTCCGCTGTCTGTGCTGGCCGGAGCCAGTTTGCCCCCGGGTACCAGTTTGGACAGGGTCCGGGGTGTCTTTACCCCTCGTATCCGGGGGCAGGAGCTGCTATAGGCTCCATGTCCATGCCGGGGTCTGCTGCCGGCGCCAGGGCTCAGGTCTATCTCTGTAATCGACCGCTGTGGCTGAAGTTCCACCGCCATCAGACGGAGATGATCATCACCAAACAGGGCAGGTATGTTCTGCATCTCACCCACTCTGTCATTAAAACACATCACGTTTCTTCATTCAAACATGACCGTTATTGTTAACCACCGGTGGCTCTGTTTCTGCATTCAATTTGAAGATTCCACAATAAAGTTcgtcattttttaaacatttgagtCTGATGGAGACCACAGAAGTTGTTGGGTTTAGACAGTGAAAGtttgatgtatttgtttttctgtttcaaaCGCAAATATTAATTTGTCTTAACTTTATAAATTTTCTTGATGTGAGATTAACAGCTTGTATAAATCGCTTTATGCAGGCGAATGTTTCCGTTCCTGAGTTTCAACATAACCGGACTCAACCTCACCGCGCATTATAACGTGTTCGTGGAGATCGTTCTCGCGGACCCGAACCACTGGCGATTTCAAGGCGGAAAATGGGTGACGTGCGGGAAAGCGGACAACAACATGCAAGGTACGGGGGTCGCGTTCCCAGGTCTCAACACACGCCTGGGGAGTGAGCGCATTCTGGCAGGCCAGCTCTCAGACCAAAAGGATGCTCTCTATAGCCCGCCAGGCGTGCAGGTCGTGCTTAGAAATGCAGcagaactttttaaaaagtcaagaAAACGATAGACTAACATAATAACGTGCtctaaaaacagacatttaagaTGGAGAAATGCGACCAGATGCAACACCgaaatttaaacaaatgtaaatgccCAGATGTAGTTCTCTGTCCGCACCTCATCCGATCCGTATTACTATTTTCGTTAAACTTAAATTAAAATTGCGCCTTTCCTTAGGAATGACAAGATACTCGCCGTGCTAGGATGgactgcaaaaatgttttacagcagAACTGGCGCTTACTCTTAAATTTAAGGTCGAGGTACTGTTAGatgaaattttaaatgaaaattaaaagttTCGTTTTGCGGCTGACGTTCTCGCAGAAGTGAATGAATTTTTGCTTGTAGTTGCTGTATGTATAATtgtatgtcatttttaaaaatagataaatgaatGCTTCCGACGAAATCTTTTATTTGcctgaaagtaaaataaaataaaaagctgtaaattatataattactgGGGTCGATAAAATGCGAATTCGATCGTGCCACAAACAGCGCACAACGGATACATAATACAGTCGTAATATGGACAGGTCGTAGTTTGAACATGTTTATCTGTATCTCCAAACGAGCAGAGCCCCTTCTGATGTCAGGCCTTTTTATTTCATGGTCTCTCTTTATTCGTTTCATTTCGGGAACGTTTGCATTTCTACGTGCTAATTTCGTGCGTGGTACCAACTTAATCGTCTCATTCAAGGCAACAAGATGTATGTACATCCGGAATCGCCGAATACGGGCGCGCACTGGATGCGACAAGAGATATCCTTCAGCAAGCTGAAACTCACAAACAACAAAGGCGCCAACAACAATAAtacgcaggtacacacacccacacacacacactcactgtgtttCTGAAACAGATTGTAATGatagagacccccccccccacgtcaTCAGTGGTGTGAAGCAACTTCTGTCAGTGTGAACTTTGTGGGAGAGGTTTGACTGCAGATGTGCAAATCAGTTTAATGAGTCTTTTTGCACTTATAAATTTGAAACATCCAGCCAAGTAGTCTCAAGGCAGAGCAAGATCTTAAGacgagagacaaagagagagacacacacatacatcctgtgtgtttgtgattaagATGTTCTCAACAGTTCAGAGCATGGGAGTAAACTAGTCTTTTAAAGCCGGCGCCTGTGGTGTTCAGCTGAAGGAACTGGAGTGGTGTTCAGGCTGATGTCTGCAGGCCCTCCTGCGTGCATGTGGGGGCcgcaggcatgtgtgtggggctgATGAAGAGGCCCTGCTCCATACACCAATGCCTCTGGTCTTCTGTGGTGGTTTGACACctccatgtgtatgtgtctgactCTGGCTTGCTGCATATAGCTCTTCTGCAGTGTTTGCACAATTACCAgcagagtgtgtgcttgtgtgtatgtgtgcttgtgcttgtgtgcagggtgggtgtatttctttctttctctctctctgtgtgtgtgtgtgtgtgtgtgcagggagggtgtatttttctctctctctctctgtgtgtgtgtatgtctgttttcctgcataTAAAGGTCTATTTTAAGTTCATTTCACACTATGCTGAGCTACACTAGGTGTAAATGAATACTGTACATTAATATCCATGTGTAGTTACAAACTCTGCAGAAACACcatgtgtggatgtgcgtgtgtgtccagatgATCGTCCTGCAGTCTCTGCATAAGTACCAGCCGAGGCTCCATATTGTCGAGGTGAGCGAGGACGGTGTGGAGGACATGAGCAGTGAAGCCAAGACCCAGACCTTCACTTTCCCTGAAAACCAGTTCATCGCGGTCACTGCCTACCAGAACACGGACGTAAGCGAAACGCCCCTCCACTTCCTGCTGAGAGCAGCTTCTGCTTTCTTGGggttttatccttttttttggctaattttttgttgtttgttttgtttgtccagATTACACAGCTGAAGATTGACCATAACCCTTTTGCCAAGGGCTTCAGAGATAATTATGATTCGTAAGTGTCCCACTGAtgggaaatggggggggggggggatacttTTCCAGAATAGAGTCTATACTGGTgcttgatctctctctttctctttctctttctctttctctttctctttctctttctctcaggatGTACACTGCTCCAGAGAGTGACAGACTGACCCCATCCCCGACAGACTCCCCACGCTCACACCAGATCGTGCCGGGTGCGCGTTATGCCATGCAGCCTTTCTTCCAGGACCAGTTCGTCAACAGCCTTCCGCAGAACCACCGTCTGTACGGGGGTGGCGAGCGTGCCGTGCCCCAGACCAATGGGTTGCTCTCCCCTCAAGCCGACGACCCCGCCTCCGCCGCCTCTGCCCAGCGCTGGTTCGTCGGCCCCGTCCAGCAGGGCGGCGCCCCGGCCAAGCTGGACCTTTCGTACGACAGCGACTACTCGGCCTCAGGCCTGCTGCCCTACGGCATCAAACCGCTGCCCCTGCAGAGCCCCCACGCGCTGGGCTACTACCCCGACTCAGCAGCCTTTGCCTCCATGGCCGCGGCGGGCTGGGGTGGTGGCCGCGGCTCTTACCAGAGGAAGATGGCCACGGGCCTGCCCTGGTCGCCCAGGCCCAGTCCTCCCGCCTTCCCCGATGACCCCCTGGCTCCCAAGGACAAGCTGCAGGAAGAGGGCTCGACGGGCGCAGCGGGCACCAGCGGCGCCTGGGCCCTGGATACGCCACCTGGGCTGAAGCCTGTGGAGGCGGGCGACACTGCGGCCTACTCCATCACCTGCAAGAGACGCCGTCTGTCTCCCGGAGGCTCCAGCACGGACGCCTCCCCCACTATAAAATGCGAGGACCTGAGTGCAGAGGATTATGGGAAAGAGCAGCACAAAGGCCTGGGCTACTATGCCTTCTACACCAGCCCCTAAACTAACCTTCTGCTGAGACTCGCGcgctctcttgccctctctcttgAGCCCTTCTTTATGTTAAAGTGCTTTGTCCAgattgagtttttaaaaaaaaaaaaaattttatttaaaatgttttttaactgCAGGTGCCAAAGCCTTGTGCTCCTCTGGtgtttcttcatttttgctGATTTGTGAAAGATGGTGGAATTGGGggttttcttttatctttttaaagCAACCCGCTGGTTTtgatcttttttaaatatatatatatatatatatatatatatatatatatatatatatatatatatatatatatatatatatatatatatatataaaaattataaatatacaaaatcggtgtgattttctttttctttcttttatttaaaatcctTCGGTTGTACAGTATTTGTGCACTTTAGATTGTGATGTATCTTGTACAAATTGTCTACATGGCACTGTTatgaaatgtgtaataaaatgtgcttttcatAATGCGTTTCATGTCTGCATACATGCATACCAACAAAAATATCGAAGGCTGCGTTTACACAGACAACTTAATTTACGAATTATGACGACGTCGTGCCTATCAAACATAATTATTCAGAATAGACCCTGTTAGTTTGATTTCtctaattttttattaatttggaTAAAAATGACGAACATTTTCGCAGTTCTAAAGTAAACTTTGTAGTCTATTTAAAGGAGAATATTCTCACTTTCATGTACGCTTTGTTTAGTTGTTAACTTTATTCGTCTAATTCTAAACCCAGCCGACAcagagttttattttttggttatttaaagtaatttcgTTGACGCTCCGGCTTCTGACCAAGGTTATTCGTTGACGCGTCGCTATTAaaaataactaactaaataaatgtctCATTATAAAATACAGTATTCAATTACAAGCATATTTGGGTTGAAATGGCAAATCGGACTCTTTTATTCTCAGTCATCTTAAAAATGGGCTCAACCGGAAAATACTCTCAGATCCGTGGTGACGGTTGTGTCTGTCAGATTGGTAATTCTTTCATTTGGAAAGGTCCAGATAAACTCGACGCGTCTCCCCGTCCAACGATAACTGGTCCGAATAGCGAGGCGAGGCTGACTAATTCGGATGTATTGTGCTGAAGACGTGATTTCTCGCTATATCAAGGACACTTTACCCCATCTTAACGAAATCTATAAAAGAAATAGTTCCGACCTGATTGACAGGATATTGGCCACAGTCTTCTGCAGGAGAAAATGATCCTTCCAACAGCGACGCCCGCTTGTCTTAAGacctttattcatttaaatttaaatgcgCTATTTAActctttaaatttttattaatttcttaCCAAGGGCTTTTTCGTCCTCTGGTTTGTCGCATAGTGAGCAAATTTGTTTATGTAGCCAAGATGATGATTATATAAGGCTTTAGGTTCAAGAGTCCCATACCCGTTTACTCCCAGAGTGGGAGGAGAGCAGACGGGCGCTGCTCTGGCCGACACGGAAACAGAGGCTCGCTGTCTCCAAACCTTTACGCAGTTATCTGCACTTTTATTCCTGTGCTTTTACAGTGCGGTGTCAAACGCCCTGTGCAGGTCCAGAGCGGGTTAAAGGGCTGCTTCAGACAGCCGCCTTAAGCCGCCTCTCCGCTGTTAGACGTGCTCTCGGCTTTCCTCGTCACTAAATCCTATCCGAGCTGCATTGATGGCCCGGTATTTTTAAGTCTAATGAATTCTGTTGTCAGACTCCCTGACAGAAAGCGAAGACTCCGACTAACTCCAATTAACACCTTGTAATGATGGCGGCTTCCTGATTGCGCTGGCCTCCCTGGCTGGCTGTCGCGGGGAAGAAGCgcgggggaggtggggggtgtgcTATGGTTGGAGGGTGCGTAACGCGCGCGCACCGGATAAAATCGCCCCGCGTTCACCGCCCCTCGCGACAGAGAATCCTGTCTGAGCGTCTGTCCACACGCGAGGGCCCAGCGGTCAGCGCGAGGGGCGTTGCAGCATGCGCGGTGCGCCCGGGCCTCGCGCGAAACATCTGCAGGGGTGGTTTGGCAATGgccatagatagatagatagatagatagatagatagatagatagatagatagatagatagatagatagagagagagggaaagagagagagagagagagagagagagagagagagagagagagagagagagagagatgtgactCGAGTATGACTATGGAGACGATAGTTTCAGTGTTTATATCTTTAATATATCTAACTTTAAAGCTATTGAATGTGGAAGTGAACGGATTGGTCCCTCATAA
This region of Electrophorus electricus isolate fEleEle1 chromosome 2, fEleEle1.pri, whole genome shotgun sequence genomic DNA includes:
- the eomesa gene encoding eomesodermin homolog a — protein: MQLESILPSASINLPKTFYNLSSSESTSNSPGSTQIDFQEVEQAESAQNSGNKKYLSNGGNAMMGEGESDNFAGTKSAPDVRKTSPVIGDDDLSSSRRYNIDELGSDRYFISSTQPSSDVTNPCSLFPYGGQTGTVYSASNGSRYSTSLHYGSVLPPTGFSSAVCAGRSQFAPGYQFGQGPGCLYPSYPGAGAAIGSMSMPGSAAGARAQVYLCNRPLWLKFHRHQTEMIITKQGRRMFPFLSFNITGLNLTAHYNVFVEIVLADPNHWRFQGGKWVTCGKADNNMQGNKMYVHPESPNTGAHWMRQEISFSKLKLTNNKGANNNNTQMIVLQSLHKYQPRLHIVEVSEDGVEDMSSEAKTQTFTFPENQFIAVTAYQNTDITQLKIDHNPFAKGFRDNYDSMYTAPESDRLTPSPTDSPRSHQIVPGARYAMQPFFQDQFVNSLPQNHRLYGGGERAVPQTNGLLSPQADDPASAASAQRWFVGPVQQGGAPAKLDLSYDSDYSASGLLPYGIKPLPLQSPHALGYYPDSAAFASMAAAGWGGGRGSYQRKMATGLPWSPRPSPPAFPDDPLAPKDKLQEEGSTGAAGTSGAWALDTPPGLKPVEAGDTAAYSITCKRRRLSPGGSSTDASPTIKCEDLSAEDYGKEQHKGLGYYAFYTSP